A section of the Micromonas commoda chromosome 14, complete sequence genome encodes:
- a CDS encoding predicted protein: MDSFVSNPANESHPIFPPAAFATLHFLRSRGADGTARGERDRAVTRVDAREMTPTGDLEYTVKTLPASAEEIARCGTLRRRVHEWLASPDRAGKHEDDPELDEILDPSGDAWIRFLRARNGNIDKAFKMMSNHLAWRCDYRPWTITPAEIEHQNVTGKVRMGGLDSRDGRPVLVFDDSKENSKDHAMQLRSLVYHVCRVDRACRRNPNLGKYLLFIHLRDFKLSKAPGRKQSTNTLSLLQDQFPERLGRAILYKPPTVFAAMLSMVKPFMTEVTRNKIIAVTGNVDAGSKNDSKMRGIAGDDWRELTGATMPQSSPEISPGYDHARAWAEVVREHAEEEERRRAWAESRAGRGRSHHEFARSDSVSSMDVSNKAAVVGGPAGGKKKSKLAPEEPGSRRTSHDGSVDVFFDAKETIKPVKSKSWFGF, from the coding sequence ATGGATTCCTTCGTGTCAAATCCGGCCAACGAGAGCCACCCGATTTTCCCGCCAGCGGCGTTTGCGACGCTTCACTTTTTgaggtcgcgcggcgccgacggcacggcgcggggggaacgCGACAGGGCAGTTACTcgagtcgacgcccgcgagatGACGCCCACGGGTGATCTCGAGTACACCGTCAAGACGCttccggcgtccgcggaggagatcgcgcggtgcgggacgctacgacgccgcgtgcacgAGTGGCTCGCGTCTCCCGATCGCGCTGGAAAgcacgaggacgacccggagctcgacgagataCTGGACCCGTCGGGCGACGCCTGGATCCGATTCCTCCGCGCCAGGAACGGTAACATCGACAAAGCGTTCAAGATGATGTCCAACCACCTCGCGTGGCGGTGCGACTACCGCCCGTGGACCATCACGCCCGCGGAGATCGAGCATCAGAACGTGACCGGTAAGGTTCGCATGGGGGGGCTGGACTCCAGGGACGGGCGCCCGGTGCTCGTGTTCGACGACAGCAAGGAGAACAGCAAGGACCACGCTATGCAGCTCCGGTCGCTGGTGTATCACGTgtgccgcgtcgatcgcgcgtgCAGGCGGAACCCCAACCTCGGCAAGTACCTGCTCTTCATCCACCTCCGCGACTTCAAGCTCTCCAAAGCTCCGGGACGGAAGCAATCCACGAACACGCTGTCGCTGCTCCAGGACCAGTTCCCCGAACGCTTGGGGCGGGCCATCCTGTACAAACCACCCACGgtgttcgccgcgatgcTGTCCATGGTCAAGCCGTTCATGACGGAGGTTACGCGCAACAAGATCATCGCCGTGACCGgaaacgtcgacgcgggatcCAAAAACGATTCAAAGATGCGCGgcatcgcgggcgacgactgGCGGGAGCTCACCGGCGCCACGATGCCCCAGTCCTCCCCGGAGATCTCCCCGGGGTAcgatcacgcgcgcgcgtgggcggagGTTGTGAGAGagcacgcggaggaggaggagcggcgccgggcgtgggcggagtcgcgcgccgggcgtggtCGGAGTCATCACGAGTTTGCGCGAAGCGATTCGGTGTCGAGCATGGACGTGTCCAACAAGGCTGCCGTCGTGGGCGGGCCGGCCGGGGGCAAGAAGAAGTCAAAGCTGGCGCCTGAGGAGCCGGGGAGCAGGCGGACCTCGCACGACGGCTCCGTGGACGTCTTCTTCGACGCGAAGGAGACCATCAAACCCGTAAAATCCAAGAGCTGGTTCGGGTTTTGA